A single region of the Ancylobacter novellus DSM 506 genome encodes:
- a CDS encoding HPr kinase/phosphorylase yields MADELPPAATIHASCVRVGAQGVLIRGPSGAGKSHLAFALILAGRSGLVPPAELVADDRVVLTRRGTRLFAAAPHNLAGLIEIRGAGLRRLPPLAEAAVDLVVDLGAPDAARLPPPEALRTQIEGVEIERLPVFTGGDPLQQVLALLLTGPALS; encoded by the coding sequence ATGGCAGACGAGCTGCCACCGGCCGCCACCATTCACGCCTCCTGCGTGCGGGTGGGCGCGCAGGGCGTGCTGATCCGCGGACCGTCGGGCGCCGGAAAGTCCCATCTCGCCTTCGCGCTGATCCTCGCCGGCCGTTCCGGCCTCGTGCCGCCGGCAGAGTTGGTTGCCGATGACCGCGTCGTGCTGACGCGGCGCGGGACGCGGCTTTTCGCCGCCGCGCCGCACAATCTCGCCGGCCTTATCGAGATAAGGGGCGCCGGCCTCAGGCGGCTACCGCCTCTTGCCGAGGCGGCGGTCGACCTTGTCGTCGATCTCGGGGCGCCGGACGCCGCCCGGCTGCCGCCACCGGAGGCGCTGCGCACGCAGATCGAGGGAGTGGAGATCGAACGCCTGCCGGTGTTTACCGGGGGTGATCCGCTGCAGCAGGTGCTGGCGCTGCTGCTCACCGGGCCGGCCCTGAGCTGA
- a CDS encoding PTS sugar transporter subunit IIA, which produces MIGLVLVTHGRLASEFRAALEHVMGPQSQIETITIGPDDDIERRRLDIVEAVAAVNSGEGVVILTDMFGGTPSNLAISVMTSPDIEVVAGINLPMLVKLATVRAEVPMPEAVAQAQEAGRKYINIASRVLAGK; this is translated from the coding sequence ATGATAGGCCTCGTACTTGTAACGCACGGACGCCTTGCCAGCGAGTTCCGTGCCGCGCTCGAACACGTGATGGGACCGCAATCCCAGATCGAGACGATCACCATCGGTCCGGATGACGACATCGAGCGGCGGCGCCTCGACATCGTCGAGGCGGTCGCTGCGGTGAACAGCGGCGAGGGCGTCGTCATCCTCACCGACATGTTCGGCGGCACGCCCTCCAACCTCGCCATCTCGGTCATGACCTCGCCCGATATCGAGGTGGTCGCCGGCATCAATCTGCCCATGCTGGTCAAGCTCGCCACCGTGCGCGCCGAGGTGCCGATGCCCGAGGCGGTGGCGCAGGCGCAGGAGGCGGGGCGCAAATACATCAATATCGCCAGCCGCGTGCTGGCGGGGAAATGA
- a CDS encoding HPr family phosphocarrier protein, with translation MTVTMTAVRRELAILNKRGLHARASAKFVQTVERFNAEVRVTRAGETVGGTSIMGLMMLAAAPGTSILVEASGPDAQAALEALDALVADRFGEGE, from the coding sequence ATGACCGTGACGATGACCGCGGTCCGGCGCGAACTCGCCATCCTCAACAAGCGTGGCCTGCATGCGCGCGCCTCTGCCAAGTTCGTTCAGACGGTCGAGCGCTTCAATGCCGAGGTGCGCGTCACCCGCGCCGGCGAGACCGTGGGCGGCACCTCCATCATGGGGCTGATGATGCTCGCCGCCGCGCCCGGCACCAGCATCCTGGTCGAGGCCAGCGGGCCGGACGCGCAGGCGGCGCTCGAGGCGCTCGACGCGCTCGTCGCCGACCGCTTCGGCGAGGGCGAATAA
- the ahcY gene encoding adenosylhomocysteinase: protein MAIASDYIVRDIGLADFGRKEIDLAETEMPGLMAIRAEYGPSQPLKGARIAGSLHMTIQTAVLIETLKALGADVRWVSCNIFSTQDHAAAAIAAAGTPVFAFKGETLTEYWDFTAKLFDWHGGGVPNMILDDGGDATMLVHHGLRAENGDTAFLDKAESEEEVIFFALIKKLLAEKPKGWFAEVAKSIKGVSEETTTGVHRLYKLAEQGKLLFPAINVNDSVTKSKFDNLYGCRESLVDAIRRGTDVMLAGKVAFVAGFGDVGKGSAASLRQAGARVIVSEVDPICALQASMEGYEVATIEDAFSRADIYVTATGNRDIITVDHMRQMKDRAIVCNIGHFDNEIQVAGLKNFKWNNIKPQVDEIEFPSGNRIILLSEGRLVNLGNAMGHPSFVMSSSFSNQTLAQIELWANPGKYEKKVYTLPKFLDEKVAALHLEKLGVKLTKLRPEQADYIGVPVEGPFKPDHYRY from the coding sequence ATGGCCATCGCCAGCGACTACATCGTCAGGGACATCGGCCTCGCCGATTTCGGCCGCAAGGAGATCGACCTCGCCGAGACCGAGATGCCGGGCCTGATGGCCATCCGCGCCGAATACGGCCCGTCGCAGCCGCTGAAGGGCGCGCGCATCGCCGGCTCGCTGCACATGACCATCCAGACCGCGGTGCTGATCGAGACGCTGAAGGCGCTCGGCGCCGATGTGCGCTGGGTGTCGTGCAACATCTTCTCGACCCAGGACCATGCCGCCGCCGCCATCGCCGCCGCCGGCACGCCGGTCTTCGCCTTCAAGGGCGAGACGCTGACCGAATACTGGGACTTCACCGCCAAGCTGTTCGACTGGCACGGCGGCGGTGTCCCGAACATGATCCTCGACGACGGCGGCGACGCCACCATGCTCGTGCATCACGGCCTGCGCGCCGAGAACGGCGACACGGCGTTCCTCGACAAGGCGGAGTCCGAGGAAGAGGTGATCTTCTTCGCCCTGATCAAGAAGCTGCTGGCCGAGAAGCCGAAGGGCTGGTTCGCCGAGGTCGCCAAGTCGATCAAGGGCGTCTCGGAAGAGACCACCACGGGCGTGCACCGGCTCTACAAGCTCGCCGAGCAGGGCAAGCTGCTGTTCCCGGCGATCAACGTGAACGACAGCGTCACCAAGTCAAAGTTCGACAACCTCTATGGCTGCCGTGAATCGCTGGTCGACGCCATTCGCCGCGGCACCGACGTGATGCTGGCCGGCAAGGTCGCCTTCGTCGCCGGCTTCGGCGATGTCGGCAAGGGTTCGGCCGCCTCGCTGCGCCAGGCCGGCGCGCGCGTCATCGTCTCCGAGGTCGATCCGATCTGCGCCCTGCAGGCGTCGATGGAAGGCTATGAGGTGGCGACCATCGAGGACGCCTTCTCCCGCGCCGACATCTATGTCACCGCCACCGGCAACCGCGACATCATCACCGTCGACCATATGCGGCAGATGAAGGACCGGGCGATCGTCTGCAACATCGGCCACTTCGACAACGAGATTCAGGTCGCCGGCCTGAAGAATTTCAAGTGGAACAACATCAAGCCGCAGGTGGACGAGATCGAGTTCCCGTCCGGCAACCGCATCATCCTGCTGTCGGAAGGCCGTCTGGTGAACCTCGGCAACGCCATGGGCCACCCGTCCTTCGTGATGTCGTCCTCCTTCTCCAACCAGACGCTCGCCCAGATCGAGCTCTGGGCGAACCCCGGCAAATACGAGAAGAAGGTCTACACCCTGCCGAAGTTCCTCGACGAGAAGGTCGCCGCGCTGCACCTGGAAAAGCTCGGCGTGAAGCTGACCAAGCTGCGTCCCGAGCAGGCCGATTATATCGGCGTGCCGGTCGAGGGCCCGTTCAAGCCGGACCACTATCGGTATTGA
- a CDS encoding GNAT family N-acetyltransferase codes for MMLRDAVDADLPGILAIYNYAVLNSTAIWNDTPTDLSGRLGWLRDRQAKSYPVIVAEEAGEVLGYASFGDFRPFEGFRISVEHSVYVAEHAQGRGLGRRLVEALFEPARAIGKKVMIGGITAGNEASLALHTKLGFVQSAYMPGIGIKFGNRLDLVLMQKEL; via the coding sequence ATGATGCTACGCGACGCCGTCGACGCCGACCTGCCCGGCATCCTCGCCATCTACAATTACGCGGTGCTGAACTCGACGGCGATCTGGAACGACACCCCGACCGATCTTTCCGGCCGGCTCGGCTGGCTGCGCGACCGGCAGGCCAAGTCCTATCCGGTCATCGTCGCCGAGGAGGCCGGCGAGGTGCTCGGCTATGCCAGCTTCGGCGATTTCCGCCCCTTCGAGGGCTTCCGCATCAGCGTCGAGCATTCGGTCTATGTGGCCGAGCATGCGCAGGGTCGCGGGCTGGGGCGCCGGCTCGTCGAGGCTCTGTTCGAGCCGGCGCGTGCGATCGGCAAGAAGGTGATGATCGGCGGCATCACCGCCGGCAACGAGGCCTCGCTGGCGCTGCATACGAAGCTCGGCTTCGTGCAGAGCGCCTACATGCCCGGCATCGGCATAAAGTTCGGGAACCGGCTCGATCTGGTGCTGATGCAGAAGGAACTGTGA
- a CDS encoding ferredoxin--NADP reductase, with protein MSNLHHERVLSVHHWTDNLFTFTTTRDPALRFKNGQFVMIGLPVDGKPLLRAYSIASANYEETMEFFSIKVPNGPLTSRLQHLKVGDEIIVGRKPTGTLLVDYLVPGRRLYLLATGTGLAPFLSLIKDPETYENYEKVILVHGVRTVAELAYRELIEEELPQNEYFGELVLEKLVYYPTVTREPFHNQGRITDLITSGKLFQDLDLPPLSKEDDRIMLCGSPQLLDDMRVILKDKGFEEGSTTEPGDFVIEKAFVEK; from the coding sequence ATGAGCAATCTCCATCACGAGCGCGTCCTGTCCGTGCACCACTGGACGGACAACCTGTTCACCTTCACCACCACGCGCGACCCCGCGCTGCGCTTCAAGAACGGGCAGTTCGTGATGATCGGCCTCCCGGTCGACGGCAAGCCGCTGCTGCGCGCCTATTCCATCGCCAGCGCCAATTACGAGGAGACGATGGAGTTCTTCTCCATCAAGGTGCCGAACGGCCCGCTCACCTCGCGGCTACAGCATCTGAAGGTGGGCGACGAGATCATCGTCGGGCGCAAGCCGACCGGCACGCTGCTGGTGGACTATCTGGTGCCCGGCCGCCGGCTCTACCTGCTGGCCACCGGCACGGGGCTCGCGCCCTTCCTCAGCCTGATCAAGGACCCGGAGACCTACGAGAACTACGAGAAGGTCATCCTCGTCCACGGCGTGCGCACCGTCGCCGAGCTCGCCTATCGCGAGCTGATCGAGGAGGAGCTGCCGCAGAACGAGTATTTCGGCGAGTTGGTGCTGGAGAAGCTGGTCTACTACCCCACCGTGACGCGCGAGCCCTTCCACAATCAGGGCCGCATCACCGACCTGATCACGTCGGGCAAGCTGTTCCAGGACCTCGACCTGCCGCCGCTCAGCAAGGAGGACGACCGCATCATGCTGTGCGGCAGCCCGCAGCTGCTCGACGACATGCGCGTGATCCTGAAGGACAAGGGCTTCGAGGAAGGCTCGACCACCGAGCCGGGCGACTTCGTGATCGAGAAGGCCTTCGTCGAGAAGTGA
- a CDS encoding VOC family protein — MFSHINLGARDLARMTAFYDAVLAPLGLVRVDVEDDGGPAGAMWTLPGQHWPQFFVQLPFNGLPATWGNGTQVSFAAPSPAAVDAAWQALVDNGGVDEGEPGLRPNYAPDYYGAYGRDPEGNKLCFVHMAELEHLTVRAGA; from the coding sequence ATGTTCAGCCACATCAATCTCGGCGCGCGGGATCTTGCGCGGATGACCGCCTTCTACGACGCCGTGCTGGCCCCGCTCGGCCTCGTGCGGGTCGATGTCGAGGACGATGGCGGCCCGGCCGGCGCGATGTGGACCCTGCCCGGCCAGCACTGGCCGCAATTCTTCGTGCAGCTGCCGTTCAACGGCCTGCCCGCCACCTGGGGCAACGGCACGCAGGTGAGTTTCGCCGCGCCATCGCCGGCGGCGGTGGATGCCGCTTGGCAGGCCCTCGTCGACAATGGCGGCGTCGACGAAGGCGAGCCGGGCCTGCGGCCGAACTACGCGCCGGACTATTACGGCGCCTATGGCCGCGACCCGGAAGGCAACAAGCTGTGCTTCGTGCACATGGCCGAGCTGGAGCATCTGACGGTGCGGGCGGGGGCGTGA
- a CDS encoding sensor domain-containing diguanylate cyclase, producing MKPSKTTMPQLEDEVDAPASASDHVEMFELAPISLWLEDFSGVKQLFDHWRAQGVSSLRDHLRGRPERVAECSQRIKVLKVNQRTLSLFEADSLDHLVDNLDKVFRGDMLKTHIEELAQLWDGYTSFASQAVNYTLSGQRLDIQLKGLVLPGHEETLERVLLSAEDVTERETARRQAARAEEYAQGLFQHSPVSLWVEDFSTIKQLMDDVRLRGISDFRVFTDVHPEFVQRCISEIRIIDVNQHTLEMFGADSKTQLIADTASVFREDMQRHFREQLIDLWNGKLFHAREVVNYTLGGDELHVHLQFSVLPGHEHDWSLVQVALTDITARKKAEAYLEYLGKHDVLTKLYNRSFYVDELNRLERRGPFPVTVIMIDLNDLKQVNDQLGHAAGDTLLRRAGEVLGKAIDKPNCAARIGGDEFAVLLPGVDEDGGLAVMENITQLVVLNNQFYSASTLSLSIGMATSTPGERLEVVVKRADALMYEAKRNSDIAR from the coding sequence ATGAAGCCGAGTAAGACGACGATGCCGCAGCTGGAAGACGAGGTGGACGCTCCGGCCTCGGCCAGCGACCATGTCGAGATGTTCGAGCTGGCGCCGATCTCGCTCTGGCTGGAGGACTTCAGCGGCGTCAAGCAGCTGTTCGACCATTGGCGGGCGCAGGGCGTCTCCTCTCTGCGCGACCATCTGCGCGGCCGGCCCGAGCGGGTGGCGGAATGTTCGCAGCGCATCAAGGTGCTGAAGGTCAACCAGCGCACGCTGAGCCTGTTCGAGGCCGACAGCCTCGACCACCTCGTCGACAATCTCGACAAGGTGTTCCGCGGCGATATGCTGAAGACCCATATCGAGGAGCTGGCGCAGCTCTGGGACGGCTACACCAGCTTCGCCAGCCAGGCCGTCAACTACACGCTGAGCGGCCAGCGCCTCGACATCCAGCTCAAGGGCCTCGTCCTGCCCGGCCATGAGGAGACGCTCGAGCGCGTGCTGCTCTCCGCCGAGGACGTCACCGAGCGCGAGACGGCCCGCCGGCAGGCCGCCCGCGCCGAGGAATATGCGCAGGGCCTGTTCCAGCATTCGCCGGTGTCGCTGTGGGTCGAGGACTTCTCCACCATCAAGCAGCTGATGGACGATGTGCGCCTGCGCGGCATCTCCGATTTCCGCGTCTTCACCGACGTGCACCCGGAATTCGTCCAGCGCTGCATCAGCGAGATCCGCATCATCGACGTCAACCAGCACACGCTGGAAATGTTCGGCGCCGACAGCAAGACGCAGCTTATCGCCGACACGGCGAGCGTATTCCGCGAGGACATGCAGCGCCATTTCCGCGAGCAACTGATCGATCTGTGGAACGGCAAGCTGTTCCACGCGCGCGAGGTGGTGAACTACACGCTCGGCGGCGACGAGCTGCACGTGCACCTGCAATTCTCGGTGCTGCCGGGCCACGAGCACGACTGGTCGCTGGTGCAGGTGGCGCTCACCGACATTACCGCACGCAAGAAGGCCGAGGCCTATCTCGAATATCTCGGCAAGCACGACGTGCTGACCAAGCTCTACAATCGCTCCTTCTATGTCGACGAATTGAACCGGCTGGAGCGGCGCGGTCCGTTCCCGGTCACCGTCATCATGATCGACCTGAACGATTTGAAGCAGGTCAACGACCAGCTCGGCCACGCCGCCGGTGACACGCTGCTGCGCCGCGCGGGCGAAGTGCTGGGCAAGGCCATCGACAAGCCCAACTGCGCCGCCCGCATCGGCGGCGACGAGTTCGCCGTGCTGCTGCCGGGCGTCGACGAGGATGGCGGGCTGGCGGTGATGGAGAACATCACCCAGCTCGTGGTGCTCAACAACCAGTTCTATTCCGCCTCGACGCTGAGCCTTTCGATCGGCATGGCGACCAGCACGCCGGGCGAGCGGCTCGAAGTGGTGGTCAAGCGGGCCGACGCGCTGATGTACGAGGCCAAGCGCAACAGCGATATCGCGCGCTGA
- a CDS encoding aldehyde dehydrogenase family protein — protein MSDIVCISPIDGSELVRRPAATEAALAQALEAARAAQREWLKVPIAERSAYVLRFLDAMLAMNQEIVPELAQQMGRPVRYGGEFRGFEERVRYVVDMAEDALAPVVPHDERPGFTRYIRRDPLGIVLVVAPWNYPYLTAVNTIAPALIAGNAVLLKHAAQTILVGERFQMAMDRAGLPKGLFANLVLTHDQTSKLIGSDAVDFVNFTGSVEGGRAIERAAAGTFTPLGLELGGKDPAYVRADADFDFTVENLVDGAFYNSGQCCCGIERIYVQESLYDRFVDSFVALTGKYVLGNPLDDATTLGPMAQGRFAELIRRQTAEAVAKGAKAHLDPAAFPANREGTPYLAPQVLTGVDHSMSVMREESFGPVVGIMKVKDDDEALKLMNDSVYGLTASIWTADLEAAERIGGEVETGTVFMNRCDYLDPGLAWTGVKETGRGASLSRIGFEMLTRPKSFHLRHG, from the coding sequence ATGAGCGACATTGTCTGCATTTCCCCGATCGACGGTTCCGAGCTTGTCCGTCGCCCGGCGGCCACCGAGGCAGCGCTGGCGCAGGCGCTGGAGGCCGCCCGCGCGGCGCAGCGCGAATGGCTGAAGGTGCCGATCGCGGAACGGTCCGCCTACGTGCTGCGCTTCCTCGACGCCATGCTGGCGATGAACCAGGAGATCGTGCCCGAGCTCGCCCAGCAGATGGGCCGGCCGGTGCGCTATGGCGGCGAGTTCCGCGGTTTCGAGGAGCGCGTGCGCTATGTCGTCGACATGGCCGAGGATGCGCTCGCGCCCGTCGTGCCGCATGACGAGCGCCCCGGCTTCACCCGCTATATCCGCCGTGACCCGCTCGGCATCGTGCTGGTGGTGGCGCCGTGGAACTACCCCTACCTCACAGCGGTCAACACCATCGCCCCCGCGCTGATCGCCGGAAACGCCGTGCTGCTCAAGCATGCCGCCCAGACCATCCTCGTCGGCGAGCGCTTCCAGATGGCGATGGACCGGGCCGGCCTGCCGAAGGGCCTGTTCGCCAATCTCGTGCTCACCCATGATCAGACGTCAAAGCTGATCGGCTCGGACGCGGTCGACTTCGTCAACTTCACCGGCTCGGTGGAGGGCGGCAGAGCTATCGAGCGCGCGGCGGCCGGCACCTTCACCCCGCTCGGGCTGGAGCTCGGCGGCAAGGACCCGGCCTATGTGCGGGCCGACGCCGATTTCGACTTCACCGTCGAGAACCTCGTCGACGGCGCCTTCTACAATTCAGGCCAGTGCTGCTGCGGCATCGAGCGCATCTATGTGCAGGAGAGCCTGTACGACCGCTTCGTCGACAGCTTCGTGGCGCTGACCGGCAAATACGTGCTCGGCAACCCGCTCGACGATGCCACCACCCTCGGCCCGATGGCTCAAGGCCGTTTCGCCGAGCTGATCCGCCGGCAGACGGCGGAGGCGGTGGCCAAGGGCGCGAAGGCCCATCTCGACCCCGCCGCCTTCCCGGCCAACCGCGAGGGCACGCCCTATCTCGCCCCGCAGGTGCTGACCGGCGTCGACCATTCCATGTCGGTGATGCGGGAGGAGAGCTTCGGCCCGGTCGTCGGCATCATGAAGGTGAAGGACGACGACGAGGCGCTGAAGCTGATGAATGACAGCGTCTATGGCCTCACCGCCTCGATCTGGACCGCCGACCTCGAGGCGGCCGAGCGGATCGGCGGCGAGGTCGAGACCGGCACCGTCTTCATGAACCGCTGCGACTATCTCGATCCGGGCCTTGCCTGGACGGGGGTGAAGGAGACCGGACGCGGCGCCTCGCTGTCGCGCATCGGCTTCGAGATGCTCACGCGGCCGAAATCCTTCCACCTGCGGCACGGGTGA
- a CDS encoding Hsp70 family protein, translated as MAFCGLDFGTSNTTLGIWRDGAPALAALEDGKDTVPSAVFYDRRGVLTIGRAAMARYVGGEDGRLMRSLKAVLGSALIDEKTQIGRRAIGFRDVIADYIGAVKQRAEADIGAELDEVVLGRPVFFVDDDAAANAKAEDALRAIATSLGFRDVSTQYEPIAAALDYEQRVTGEEMALIADIGGGTSDFSIVRLGPARRAKADRAGDILANDGVRIGGTDVDRHLSLGTLMPLIGYRSPMKRPGRDVPSGYFHELATWSSINRLYTAKTVRELNEVRREAAKPELVERLIRVIEEQRGHTLAMEAEGAKIALAETARAEVDLGWLEAGLSVGITPEELVAHTRALAERIAARVGICLDQAGLKADDIDALFLTGGSTRLVHVRAAIRAAVPQARVVEGDTFGSVGTGLAIEAARRYGALTRAAGGRISAA; from the coding sequence ATGGCGTTCTGCGGCCTCGATTTCGGCACCTCCAACACCACGCTGGGGATCTGGCGCGATGGCGCCCCGGCATTGGCGGCGCTGGAGGACGGCAAGGACACGGTGCCGAGCGCCGTCTTCTACGACCGCCGGGGCGTGCTCACCATCGGCCGTGCCGCCATGGCGCGTTATGTCGGCGGCGAGGACGGGCGGCTGATGCGCAGCCTCAAGGCCGTGCTCGGCAGCGCGCTGATCGACGAGAAGACGCAGATCGGCCGCCGCGCCATCGGCTTCCGCGACGTGATCGCCGACTATATCGGCGCGGTGAAGCAGCGCGCCGAGGCCGATATCGGTGCCGAGCTCGACGAGGTGGTGCTCGGCCGGCCGGTATTCTTCGTCGACGACGACGCGGCGGCCAATGCCAAGGCCGAGGACGCGCTGCGCGCCATTGCCACCTCGCTCGGCTTCCGCGACGTCTCGACCCAGTACGAGCCCATCGCCGCCGCGCTCGACTACGAGCAGCGGGTGACGGGCGAGGAGATGGCGCTGATCGCCGATATCGGCGGCGGCACCTCCGACTTCTCCATCGTCCGGCTCGGCCCGGCGCGCCGGGCGAAGGCGGACCGCGCCGGCGACATCCTCGCCAATGACGGCGTGCGCATCGGCGGCACCGATGTCGACCGGCATCTCAGCCTCGGCACGCTGATGCCGCTCATCGGCTATCGCAGCCCGATGAAGCGTCCCGGCCGCGACGTGCCGAGCGGCTATTTCCACGAGCTGGCGACCTGGTCGAGCATCAACCGGCTCTACACCGCCAAGACCGTGCGCGAGCTCAACGAGGTGCGGCGCGAAGCGGCGAAGCCGGAACTGGTCGAGCGGCTGATAAGGGTGATCGAGGAACAGCGCGGCCACACGCTGGCGATGGAGGCCGAAGGGGCGAAGATCGCGCTGGCCGAGACCGCCCGCGCCGAGGTCGACCTGGGCTGGCTGGAGGCCGGCCTGTCGGTCGGCATCACGCCGGAGGAACTGGTGGCGCACACGAGGGCGCTGGCCGAGCGCATCGCCGCGCGCGTCGGCATCTGCCTTGATCAGGCCGGGCTGAAGGCCGACGACATCGACGCGCTGTTCCTCACCGGCGGCTCGACCCGGCTCGTCCACGTACGCGCGGCGATCCGCGCGGCGGTGCCGCAGGCGCGGGTGGTCGAGGGCGACACGTTCGGCTCGGTCGGCACCGGCCTCGCCATCGAGGCGGCGCGGCGCTATGGCGCGCTCACCCGTGCCGCAGGTGGAAGGATTTCGGCCGCGTGA